The sequence CTATAGTTGGGGCGTGATACCACTCATTGGTATCCATAACCTGAAAGTTGATTTTGTCTTTCAGTAATTCCGGTTTTTTGCCATCTTTTAAAATATAATCAAACCACGAAAAAGCTAAGTCATTGATATTAATTCTAGCTACTTCATCTATCTTATAGCCTCGTAATATATTTGTAGCAAAATTTTGTGCTCCTCCATGATCATAAGGACCTATTACCAAATAATGGTTGGGATTGTTATTATACTTGTAATGCTCTTTAAAATAGTATAATGCGCCTAACTGATCTGCATCATAATAGCCTGTTGTAGTAAGAACAGGAATATTTATTTTTGAAAAATCAGTTTTATAAGGAATCATGTTTTTCCAATATTCATCATAATCAGGATGATCTAGCCATCTTTGAAAGATTTTGTTGGGTTTTCCACTTATTGAATCTAATGCCCTGAAGGATCTGCCATTCTTATACCATGCTGTATTGATAGAGTCCCATTTTGCATAATTATTAAAATCTAATTCATCAGTAAATTTATTGTTAGTAACATAAGATATCCATTGCAGCATATAGCTCATGAATACGTTATTGTTTTTAGGGAAATCTATTCCTATTCCTACAGCTACCTGAGGTACAATTGTTTTCAATGCCGGATGTATCTTTTTTACAGCCCCCCATTGGCTAAAACCTAAATAACTTCCACCGATCATACCCACTTTCCCGTTGCACCAAGGTTGTTTGCTTATCCAGTCGATGGCATCGTATACATCTTGTGCTTCATGCTCGAAAGGCTCTATTATATCGTTGCTGGTTCTTTTCCCTCTAGTGTTTAATACTACGCCTATGTAATCATATGCTACAGCTCTTTTTCTTAAGGCATCATCATATTTTCCGGCATATATATTATTCGTTAAAATCACGGGTAGAGACTGCTTGCTTTCTTTTCGTCGAGTAACAGTTACAGTGACGCTTCCTCCACTTTTTGTTTTTAGATTATGAGTTTCTACTATAAATTTCTTCTTATCTTTTGAATCTAGAAGTTGGATTATTTGAGATTGGATCGTTGAATAAGTTTTATAGTTTAAATAATTTAGACATAACCCTATGGCAAAGCTGGAACTTATGCTGTCTGTTTTTTTGGAAGAGTCTAATGAGTTTTGAAATTTTTCTCTGTAATCCGGAATATTTTCTGTGAAATAATCAGTAATACGAAAAGAGTATTTTTCAGGTAAGGTAGCGTATTTTAGTTCAAACGCTTTGTTTAATGCTTTTGAAAAAGTAATTTTTTCATTTTTTTCTATTTCTTTAGCTAAGCTATAGAATTCAAAAGCTATAGCTTTAATACAAGCACTATTGCTATCTGCATAGGCTTTTTTATAAGCATCTATTGTTGAAAGTGATTTTTTATAGTTTCCTGCCAGAATTTCTAATTTAAATAATTTCTCTAAAGAATCTGGTCTTTTAGCATTTTTGTATTTCTCGGAAATTTTATCTGCGATATTGGAAATGTTTTGGTTTAAAACTAAAGAGTCTGATATTGAATTTTTAGATAAATAAAATTTTTGTGAAAATAGTACGTTGCTAAAAAATAAAGCTATAATTAATAATTTGATTTTCATTTTTAAAAGATCTATGTATTTATTTTTTTGTGTTTTCTTTTGGCTGGTAATCCGGATGACCTAGCTGCCAAAAAGCAAAGGCGAAAATCTCTCCTAAATTAGCATATGTATGCAGAAGATCAACACCACCTCCATGACCGCCTTCGTAGTCAATTTTTAAAAAGATAGGATTATCAGAAACATCGTTTACTATTAGTTTTGCTGCAAATTTTGTAGGTATCCACGAAACAACACGGCTGTCATTAATTCCGGCAGTTATGAGAGTGGCGGGATATTTTTCTCCTTTTCTGATATGGTGGAAAGCATCCATTTCTAATAAAGCTTTGAACTCATCTGGTTTCGTTACTGTTCCAAATTCAGGAACGTTACCGGGACCATTTGGAGTTACTTCATCTCGGATTGTGTTGGTAGATCCTACACTAATGATAGCAGCTTTAAATAAATCTGGTCTTTCTGTAATAGCTCTTCCTATTGTAATTCCTCCTGCACTTGACCCCCAAATTGCCACTTTATGTTTTGAGGTGTATTTTTCTTTTATCAAATATTCTGTACAATCAATCAAGTCTTTCCAAGTATTAGGCTTAGTTTGTTTGTAGCCCGCTTTATGCCATCTGTCTCCTTTTTCTCCACCTCCTCTTACATGGGCAATCGCTATAATTCCTCCTTTTTTCGCCCACATTAAATAACTTTTGGCAAAGAAAGGGGTATGAATGGTTCCATAGCTTCCATATGCTTCAATTAAAACAGGGGTATTTCCGTTTCTTTTAAGATTTTTATCGTAAATCAATGTTAGTGGAATGTCTTCACCGTCCCTAGATTTTATACTGATCTCTCTAATAACTGCCCCTTCAAATTCGGGATATTTGGTTGGCGGAATGAGATTTTCTTCATTGAATTGATTTGTTTTTATATTATACTTGTATCTTCTTGTTTCATTGGCCCAACCGGAACAATAGACCCAAACATGAGGATAGTCTTTCCCTTTTGTTTGAATTTCTACACTTCCTGCAACAAATGGTAGTTTGATTGGAGTATCTTTCCCATTTTTATAGAGATAAAATCTGGAATCAACACCGTTTTTAGTGGTTGTATAGTACATTCCGTCTTTTGTAAGTTCAAAGCTTTGAATGACTTCGTCTTTTTTCTCAGGAACTAAAATTTCGGGATTTTTAAAGTCCGGTTTTTCAAGGTTTGTTTTGCAAAGTTTAAAGTTAGGTGAATTGTAACCTGACATAAAATATAGTTCTTTTCCTAAAGGCTTTTTCTCATATACTTTATCTGCTTTGTAATAGAGCGGCTTCCAGCTTTTAATGCCTTGCTCAAAGTCTTTTCTGTCGATAATAAAAGTGTCGGTGTAATCATCTACATCACCTAAGTTTCCAATGAAATAGGGGTCATCCTGATTAAACTGGACAATTCCGGGAAATCTGCTCTCATCAATATTTAATTCAGGATTATTGACTTTGGAAAAAACATTTTTATGCTTTTTGGGATCTTCACCTAATCTGTAAAAGGTTACTTCCGTATTTTTGTTATACTCAGGTGAATCTGAATCGATTAATGGAAAATAGGTATAGAAAAAACTATTATTGTCTTCAAGCCATTTTACCTGTCCAATATTTGTAGGTTCAAGATTGGTAATTACGTGCGGATAAATGTGTTTTGTCTTGACATCCATGATGATGACTTCGGAGGTTTCCTTTCCGTTTTCGGATAATGAAATAGCAATCTTCCTTCCGTCCCAGCTTGGATTGATATAATTTATAGTGAAATTATGTTTTTGCCTTGAAGCAGGATCAAATCTGGAGATAAAGGTTGAGGGGTCGTATAAAATTTCTTCTTTTCCCTTGAATCCTTTTCTGCAATATAGTTTTTCAATTTTTTCGTCAGCGGTTTGCTTTAAATAAAAATATAGATCATTTCCTGTAATTTTCAAATTTGATACTTTATATCCGCTCCTTTTATCAAATTTCAGTCTTTCATTAATAAAGTATTGCTTATAGGGAAGTTTGTCGAGTATGGAATCTGCGTAATCGGCCTGTGATTTCATCCAATTGACGGTAGCAGGGTCTTTTAAATTTTCTAGATTTCTATATTCATCGACTATCTTGGTTCCGAAATATTCATCAGTGACAGGTTTTGAAGGTGCTAAATTGGTTTTTTGAGCTGTTGCTATTACACAAATAAATACAAAAAGAATGAAATTTATTTTTTTCATGAGCTTTTTATTAAGACACATTATTTTTCTAAAATTGGTATTTCTATATAACTGTCGTTGTACCATTTTATTTCCAATGGTTCTTTTGCATCAGCTATTGTTTCTTCGCTTACATCTTTTCCAGTACCGTAGTTAATTTGTGCATCAGGACTTTTTCTTACACCTAATAATATAATTAACTTGCTGCCTTTTTCTATTTTTCTACTTGTGAAAAATGTATTTTTAATAGGGATTGTCTCTATTTTATTGGGTTTAAGTAAGCTTCTTTTTGTGTTGTCTTTGGAATAGCTTGCTCTTGCAAAATGCTCGTGTGTTAATTTAAAATATTGCCCATTGGCAAGTTTTTCATAAATATTTAGGGTAATATCCATGTCTTTTTTATTTATAGAAGCTTTTAAATTCCCTGTAAAGCTTCCATTTATTTCGAAAGAATCATCAAAAGTTTCGCTCTCAAAAACAACCTTTTCAATTAAATCTCTCTTATAAATTACACTATCTAGTATTTTTTCATCATTAAAACTTTGCAGGGTATCTCTTCTGTCTGCAAAATCGATATTTTGAATAATAAAATTTTTCTTAGACTTAATTTTGTCAAGCTTCTTTTTATTTAAATATAACTTAAGGGTACTATTGCTTATTTTATCAATGCTTGGCGCACTTTTCCATTGATTGGATCCCATTACTTGGTAATTGACTTTATCCTTTAAAAACTCGGGTTTTTTTTGTCCTTTCAAAATATAATCAAACCATTTGTAAGAAAGATCTTCTAAATCAATATTTGCAACAGAATCGATTTTATACCCTTTATATTCTCCCTCAACTCCTGAAACTACTCCGCTGTGACTATATGGGCCAATTATTAAATAATGGTTTGCTTTCTTGTTATATTTAAGGTGATTATTGTAATAGTACATTGCTCCTCTCTGATCTGCGTCATAATATCCTGTAAGCGTCAGAACAGGAATATTAATTTTTGCAAAATCCTTTTTATAAGGAAGTTTTGATTGCCAATAAGTGTCAAAAGACGGATTTTTTAGCCATTTCTGGAATATAGGATTTGTTTTTCCGTATATACTGTCTAATTTATTAAATGCAGTTCCGTTTTTATAATATGAATTGTATATGGAAAGCCATTTTTTTTCATCATTAAAAAGT comes from Chryseobacterium sp. 3008163 and encodes:
- a CDS encoding CocE/NonD family hydrolase, with translation MKIKLLIIALFFSNVLFSQKFYLSKNSISDSLVLNQNISNIADKISEKYKNAKRPDSLEKLFKLEILAGNYKKSLSTIDAYKKAYADSNSACIKAIAFEFYSLAKEIEKNEKITFSKALNKAFELKYATLPEKYSFRITDYFTENIPDYREKFQNSLDSSKKTDSISSSFAIGLCLNYLNYKTYSTIQSQIIQLLDSKDKKKFIVETHNLKTKSGGSVTVTVTRRKESKQSLPVILTNNIYAGKYDDALRKRAVAYDYIGVVLNTRGKRTSNDIIEPFEHEAQDVYDAIDWISKQPWCNGKVGMIGGSYLGFSQWGAVKKIHPALKTIVPQVAVGIGIDFPKNNNVFMSYMLQWISYVTNNKFTDELDFNNYAKWDSINTAWYKNGRSFRALDSISGKPNKIFQRWLDHPDYDEYWKNMIPYKTDFSKINIPVLTTTGYYDADQLGALYYFKEHYKYNNNPNHYLVIGPYDHGGAQNFATNILRGYKIDEVARININDLAFSWFDYILKDGKKPELLKDKINFQVMDTNEWYHAPTIEKTHNSSLTLYLKKDLNSNRLIKEKPKTTDFITQIVDFKNREEKDVYFNAGKDSIRINNSIVYQTDILDKDVIISGAFTARLKTAINKKDMDITINLLQIKPDKTMFYLSDYLGRASYTKSNEQRQLLKPNEIEIIPIDNSTFVSKKISKGSKLIVILGINKSPDYQINYGTGKDVSEETIADAKEPLEIKWYNDSYIEIPILEE
- a CDS encoding prolyl oligopeptidase family serine peptidase codes for the protein MKKINFILFVFICVIATAQKTNLAPSKPVTDEYFGTKIVDEYRNLENLKDPATVNWMKSQADYADSILDKLPYKQYFINERLKFDKRSGYKVSNLKITGNDLYFYLKQTADEKIEKLYCRKGFKGKEEILYDPSTFISRFDPASRQKHNFTINYINPSWDGRKIAISLSENGKETSEVIIMDVKTKHIYPHVITNLEPTNIGQVKWLEDNNSFFYTYFPLIDSDSPEYNKNTEVTFYRLGEDPKKHKNVFSKVNNPELNIDESRFPGIVQFNQDDPYFIGNLGDVDDYTDTFIIDRKDFEQGIKSWKPLYYKADKVYEKKPLGKELYFMSGYNSPNFKLCKTNLEKPDFKNPEILVPEKKDEVIQSFELTKDGMYYTTTKNGVDSRFYLYKNGKDTPIKLPFVAGSVEIQTKGKDYPHVWVYCSGWANETRRYKYNIKTNQFNEENLIPPTKYPEFEGAVIREISIKSRDGEDIPLTLIYDKNLKRNGNTPVLIEAYGSYGTIHTPFFAKSYLMWAKKGGIIAIAHVRGGGEKGDRWHKAGYKQTKPNTWKDLIDCTEYLIKEKYTSKHKVAIWGSSAGGITIGRAITERPDLFKAAIISVGSTNTIRDEVTPNGPGNVPEFGTVTKPDEFKALLEMDAFHHIRKGEKYPATLITAGINDSRVVSWIPTKFAAKLIVNDVSDNPIFLKIDYEGGHGGGVDLLHTYANLGEIFAFAFWQLGHPDYQPKENTKK
- a CDS encoding CocE/NonD family hydrolase, whose product is MKQPKPSILHFSTYLRNNDYFISNAKTNANRGYNIIYAFSRGIYLSKDQITPFEFEIEDVNEVIEWISKQPWSNGKVGMIGGSYDGFSQWAATKNLHPALKTIIPSASVGFGIDFPMYNNCFSPYMLRWLSYVKKETDHKLFNDEKKWLSIYNSYYKNGTAFNKLDSIYGKTNPIFQKWLKNPSFDTYWQSKLPYKKDFAKINIPVLTLTGYYDADQRGAMYYYNNHLKYNKKANHYLIIGPYSHSGVVSGVEGEYKGYKIDSVANIDLEDLSYKWFDYILKGQKKPEFLKDKVNYQVMGSNQWKSAPSIDKISNSTLKLYLNKKKLDKIKSKKNFIIQNIDFADRRDTLQSFNDEKILDSVIYKRDLIEKVVFESETFDDSFEINGSFTGNLKASINKKDMDITLNIYEKLANGQYFKLTHEHFARASYSKDNTKRSLLKPNKIETIPIKNTFFTSRKIEKGSKLIILLGVRKSPDAQINYGTGKDVSEETIADAKEPLEIKWYNDSYIEIPILEK